CCTTCGCCAACGAGGAACTGGCCAGACTGGCTGAGCTGACCGGGATTCCGGTGGGCAACACGCAGGCCGGCGTCGGCGTCCTGCCCTGGGACCACAAGTTCTCCCTCGGCGCCATCGGCTCCACCGGCACGACGGCGGCCAACGCCATCGCTGCCGAGGCTGACCTGATCATCGGCATCGGCACCCGCTACGAGGACTTCACCACCGCGTCCCGGACCGCGTTCCAAAACCCGGACGTCAAGTTCGTGAACATCAATGTCGCCCCGATCGACGCGTACAAGCACGGCACCACGCTGCCCATCGTCGCAGACGCCCGCAAGGCCCTGGTCAAGCTCAACGCAGCCCTGGGCGGCTACCGCGTCGGCGCCGACCTGGAGCAGAAGATCGAGGCTGAAAAGAAGCGTTGGAACACCACGGTCGATGAAGCCTTTGATACGAGGTTCACGCCGCTGCCGGCCCAGAACGAGATCATCGGCGCCACCAACCGGGCGATGGAGGCCCGCGACGTGGTCATCTGCGCGGCGGGTTCGCTGCCCGGTGACCTGCACAAGATGTGGCGGGTCCGGGACCCGTTCGGCTACCACGTGGAGTACGCCTACTCCTGCATGGGCTACGAAATCCCGGGCGGCCTGGGCGTCAAGCGTGCAGCGATCGCCGAAGCGCAAAGCACGACGGCGGCAGGCGCGTCGGGCAATCAGGTGCGGGACGTCGTCGTGATGGTGGGGGATGGCTCCTACCTGATGATGCACACCGAACTTGTCACCGCCGTAGCCGAACGCATCAAGCTGATCGTGGTCCTGATCCAGAACCACGGCTACGCCTCCATCGGCTCGCTCTCCGAGTCCCTGGGCTCGCAGCGGTTCGGCACCCGGTACCGGGCGCTGAACGAGGAGCAGCACAGCTTCGACGAGGGCGAGACCCTGCCCGTGGACCTGGCCCTGAACGCCGAGTCCCTGGGCGTCAAGGTCATCCGGATCGAACCGGGGGAGAAGGTCATCGCTGAACTGGAGCAGGCCATCCGCGACGCCAAGGCCGCCCCGGAAAACAGCGGACCGATCCTGATCCACGTCGAATCCGACCCCCTGCTGGACGCCCCGTCCTCCGAGTCCTGGTGGGACGTTCCCGTCTCCCAGGTCTCCGAGCTGGAATCCACCAAGCAGGCGTTCCAGACCTACGTCGACCACAAGTCACGCCAGCGCAAACTGCTGGGCTAACCACACTTTTTCACTACTCAAGGAAGAGTCCCAT
This window of the Pseudarthrobacter defluvii genome carries:
- the iolD gene encoding 3D-(3,5/4)-trihydroxycyclohexane-1,2-dione acylhydrolase (decyclizing), which translates into the protein MGTTPGTRRMTVAQAVVEYLSRQYTVDSVGGVDYRERLIPGTFGIFGHGNVAGVGQALKQYQQQDPTLMPYYQGRNEQAQVHQAVGYARHTRRRQTYAVSTSIGPGSSNLLTGAALATTNRLPVLLLPSDTFATRAADPVLQQLEQPYAYDITVNDAFRPLSKFFDRVTRPEQLFSAFHHGLRVLTDPAETGAVTISLPQDVQAEAFDVPVEFLAEREWRIRRPDADDEDIARAAAAIRAAKRPLIIAGGGVLYAFANEELARLAELTGIPVGNTQAGVGVLPWDHKFSLGAIGSTGTTAANAIAAEADLIIGIGTRYEDFTTASRTAFQNPDVKFVNINVAPIDAYKHGTTLPIVADARKALVKLNAALGGYRVGADLEQKIEAEKKRWNTTVDEAFDTRFTPLPAQNEIIGATNRAMEARDVVICAAGSLPGDLHKMWRVRDPFGYHVEYAYSCMGYEIPGGLGVKRAAIAEAQSTTAAGASGNQVRDVVVMVGDGSYLMMHTELVTAVAERIKLIVVLIQNHGYASIGSLSESLGSQRFGTRYRALNEEQHSFDEGETLPVDLALNAESLGVKVIRIEPGEKVIAELEQAIRDAKAAPENSGPILIHVESDPLLDAPSSESWWDVPVSQVSELESTKQAFQTYVDHKSRQRKLLG